From the Astatotilapia calliptera chromosome 6, fAstCal1.2, whole genome shotgun sequence genome, one window contains:
- the LOC113024090 gene encoding retinal cone rhodopsin-sensitive cGMP 3',5'-cyclic phosphodiesterase subunit gamma-like, protein MADAPAPADKKAPPKFKQRTARTFKSKAPKPGQKGFGDDIPGMEGLGTDFTVVCPWEAFGDMELSDLAKYGIV, encoded by the exons ATGGCAGACGCACCTGCACCTGCTGACAAGAAGGCACCTCCCAAGTTCAAACAGAGGACAGCCCGTACCTTCAAGAGCAAGGCCCCCAAACCAGGCCAGAAGGG aTTCGGAGACGACATCCCCGGCATGGAGGGTCTCGGTACAGACTTCACAGTGGTCTGCCCATGGGAAGCCTTTGGGGACATGGAGCTCAGCGACCTGGCGAAATATGGAATCGTCTAG